The DNA sequence TATATACCTTTTCCCACCATTTGAAATAGGTGTTATTGGGCCACACAGACTAGCATGCACGAGCTGAAGTCTTTCTGAGGCTCTCCACAGACTCTTTCTCGGAATAGCATCTCGATGTTGTTTACCAACCATGCAGCTTGGGCACACTTTGCTAGCAGTTTTGAGTTGAGGTAGTCCATCTACTAGTTTCTTGTATTGCAAGGTTCGCAGATTTTTGTAGCTCAGATGATCGAATCTTTGGTGCCATAGATCCATAATGTCTTCAGTTGCAGCGTTGAGGAAGGCTGACTGTTGGTTTGCTACGAGGGCAAGTACCACAAACATTCGATTAGTTGTCATCTTTGTTTCCATGATAAGGCCTCTTCTCTTGTGATAAACCTTGCAAGTTCCATCTCAGATCAAAATGGCTAGACCCTTCTCCTGTAATTATCCGATACTAAATAGATTGTTTGTCAGATCAGCAATGTAATACACATCGGACACCACTTGCTTCATATCTCCAATTTGCAATCTCACACTCCCCTTTCCCATTACAGGCATTCTCATACTATTTCCAAGCTTAACTGAGTGTCTAAAGCTCTCATCTAGCTCAGTAAACCATTGTTTATTCCCTGTCATATGATTGCTACAACCAGAGTCAAGAAACCACACACCTTCTCGACTAGCATTGTTGCTTTCAATGTAGGCCATTAgaagcaattcttcttcttcatctagctCGACATAGTTGGCTGCTTTCTCCCATTTAGGACACTCATACTGAAAATGCCCTAATTGATGGCATTTGAAACACTCGATCATTGCCTTGTTAAAGGCTCTGCCTCTGCCTCTTCCCCTTGCTGCACCTCCGCCTCTCATAATTCCTCGTCCTCTTCCTCGATTGCCAGCTTCATATGAGATTTTAAATGCTTGCTCATCACCTCCATCCTTTCCAAACTTTTGTTCATGTACCAACAAGGAGCTTCGTAATTCATTAAGTAAGAGTCCATTGATATCCTTCGACTCTTCTATCGAGCAGACTATGTAGTTGAACCTCACTGTGAACGTTCTCAAGATCTTCTCAACTATCTTTACGTCTGGCATGTCTTCTCCGTAATTTCTCATCTCATTGGCTACTGTCATTACCCTTCCAAGGTAATCATCTACTGTTTCTCCCAGCTTCATCTCCAAGACTTCAAAATTCCTACGAAGAATATGAAGTTGTGCTCTCTGAACCCTAGCATTTCCCTGATATCTTACCTTCATGCAGTCCCATATCTGCTTGGATGTTTCCCTCTGTTGCAGGGTCTTTAGTATACTCTTGTCAATGGACTGAAGTAGGTAATTCTTCACCTTCAGATCCTTTagcttcaactcatctagagttttTCTCTGACCCGCTGTCACAGCTTCTCCTTCAGCTGGTTCTCTGTACCCCGTCTCTATTAGGTTCCAGTACTCCCTGGACCTTAAGAGATTCTTCATGAGCAAGCTCCAATATTCATAGTCTCCATCAAACTTGGGAATACTCAACAAGTTTTGTCTTTCATTGGAAATCTCTCTCCCAAGACTCTCTTTCTACACTCACATTGTTCctctcctctcaatttcagGCCCCTTtcgggctctgataccactgttaGGAATCTAAACTCACAGAAGCACAATGTTAACTCAACAATGGCTGAATAATTCACACTTATTGAATGACAAACGAGCTGGCTTAAATAGCCATTATAAAACAGGAATTCAAAGCTGCATAAACACGTCTCAACATCCCTGAGATCGTGCTAAAGACTCGGTCTATCTAAAATAAACTTGACTGACTCTCTAACTCTCCTAAAACAAAGGAGTTTATTTTGACTAAGTAAAACAGTCCTAGACCAACAAGAACACATCTTAAACAGAGACCCTAACAATCATTAAGAACCAAAGAAGGAGAATAAAAAAGTCACTTGGTCACACTCTTCATGAACTCTGCATCGTCCGCCAGAGCTTGCAGTGTCTCGCATGTAAGGCAAGcttcaaactcaatacttcCTTCCTCAGCCCCGGGAAACACCGTCAACTTCCCATCATACTTGTTCCCTGCGCTACTTCTCACCGCCACTGGCTTTCCCCAACCAAAATCATTACCATACACGTTAAACCTCGGCGAGCTTCCTGTCAACAATATCCTATTTGTGACGCCATGAACTCTTATCAGTTGCGGACTTTCCATCCAATCCCCCAAGAACTTCTTCACTTCTTGCTCCGTCTGCGAAGCAACCATCCTATTCATTTCCCAAGCCGCCCACCCTAGCCCTTGCTCAACCAGATTGCCTATCGTGGACTTTACTACCCCAAATAGAACGGTGTTTCCGAGATATTGGTCTAGCAATGGCGGCTTCAATCTCTGCCTCATCCCTATTAAGACCTTGTACTTGGTCTCTTGGTCACTGCTGGAACAGAGACATTCAGTTCGTGCTATGCACAACCAAAGATGACCCAAAAGTGCTTGAAGGGATGAGATCTTGTTGGTCCCCATTtcagaattttcttttgctttgatttcggcAATTTTTCCTTTAGAAAAATGGAACACTCTTTGTTGAAGGAGGACTGGTGGCAAAGATGAACTACTCTTTCCTGCAGGGATTTGGTCCCAAAAGTGAGGGATGCGAACCGGGAGATCAATGATGCCATCAAGAAATTGACGGCCGAAAATTGGCACTGGCTGTGAAGTTTTCCCACAACGAGAGATTTCGGACCAAGAATTGAAGAAGTTCCAGAACGACGTCCCGTCAACAACTGAGTGATTCATACTAAGACCAATGAAAATGCCATCAGCAAGCTCTGTTATTTGCACTGCAAGCAACGGGGTGGACGTGCCTTGGTAGTTCAAAACATCATTCAACAGAAAGAATGAGTAAACAATGTCGTCGGGAACCAAAATAGGGTCGAGGACATCCGCCACCGTGACACCATCCGCGGCTGCATGGACAAATTCAGCTCCGACGCCGTTGCAGTCAACAGAAAAAGAGGTGGTGTTGTCTTGATCATTTTCGGTTATGGCAAGACGGCCAGCAAGGGGATAAAAGATGTCCAATGAGCGCGAGAAGGAGGCTTTTAGATGCTCGATCAAGCTCTTGTTGGGATCTTTTGTGTAATCGGATTGAGGTTTGTGGAAGAGAATGCCCCTTTGGATGTAATCTACAACAATGAGTTGCAGATCACAAGGAGTTAACTCAATTCTACCAATAGACTGATCAATTTGGCTCGAAGGTTGAACAGTAGTGGTAGAGATAAAGTGAATGTGCCCCATGTTTGGTATCTGTGGCAAGACAGAGACTTAAATTGTTGCAACTTATAGATTGTGAGTCAGGGTTCTGGCCTTCCTTTTCTTAATTTACAAGtttatttactaaaagtaaataaatactTATAGATCGGAAGCTGCATATAATATTGCAACTTGCTAGAAGATTTTATATGGAGAATCTCAATTAGTTCAAATTGTTGACCAAGAATTAGACATCACAATACATATAGATAGAGAGCTGGGATTTCTGCTTGATGGCTCTGTTTTATTTACTACATATATGATACTGTTACACAGGCAATTATTAGGATCATGACTTCATGACTATGAGGATGATGGCTTCAATCTGGCATCAATTATTGAATTGCCTATCAAATGAGGAATCAAATCTATCAATAATTGTGTATTGTCTGTAAACTTCCGTACTGGGAAATCTTTCTTGGATGTGTGACTACATCGCCTACCAAATGCGGAATCAAATCTATCAATAATTGTGTATTGTCTATAAACTTCCGTACTGGGAAATCCTTCTTGGATGTGTGACTACATCGCCTATCAAATGCGGAATCAAATCTATCAATAATTGTGTATTGTCTGTAAACTTCTGTACTGGGAAATTCTTCTTGGATGTGTGACTACATTTGTTTATATATAGTGGTAGCATCCAAGCTCGTGCATATATATACTGGTAGCAGCCCTTCTACTAAGGGATTctttttttagtcttttatagggatagggcattagatcAACTTTTCGGGCACATTtcagcatctcaaccgttcagtttttagctcctaatgtgtagatcatttctgcaaattttcagtcaaatcagtgatcattaaggtatcaaactagaataaatcaattaacgaaccaaatctgtcaaacttgaatcattcatacttataatcttaagacGCTGTATAACGTCCCGAAtctaaattcaccggtttactagtcatttggacagtaaacaacaatttgttttacctttacttttttttttttcggtagctttagtggccctaaattgttgaccttttgttcgggtcaaaatttgagaaagttttcttcatgaaagttggagaggacgttaaaccgagcgcgtgcatatgtggtacgtaaaaatcggagtttgtacgTGAAAGTTATAAGGGAAAGATTAAAGTACTGTTCAtgattactgttcatggtaactttctatatatatggaaagttactgtggtaggtttccattttcggaaacctaaccccccccccccccccccccgagattttctctctctttcctctttctCCCCGCGTCGGCCCTCATCCCTTTCTCCTTTGATTTGCGGTCGTCCGGCCATCAATCGGCGAGACCCTGGTGGCTGCCGactcgcctcctcctcctctacatGTTGGTGGTCGTGGGTTGTCACGATTTGAAGCTTGGGAATTTACTGTAGCAGTTGACGTTTTCCGGCAATTTCCGGCGATTTCggccatttccggccaccaaaccactgtcgaaggcgcggtttttgccaaggatagttttgcccctagccttgagccacgatttgcagtgtagaaggagaatcaaggagaacctgattctagggttcttgggttttctaGGCTTGTGTTcaacggccaaattggagctcttccaggtaaaattggaacttgttgtagttgagaaagaggttgggtttgttgagtagatggtgctgccaaattttggtagccatcggaggtggttgtcggtggcgcgtggaggcatgtagggcagtgttttacttctggtttttagcccattaaatcctataaattgtgtagagcttgtatgtgaagtttggtactttttggagaaacttggaattaattatgaattttgaagtttagggtttcgattattgaattacgagaatccgaccatcgtatatctctcggttctgacttggaacctttaagataatgaattagtattagaggtaaaatttgggttgaatccgagaacaaGTGGAGGGTTGATTGGTGAGGGTTTGATTATGGGATTCGTATTAAATTGTCGAATTATCGCTTACGGAATATAatcgtgtacagggcgacgtaccgagctctggctcgatgaaggaactcgtatacgtgatcgtcagaatagtactgtgagtggacttttgtttttaagtaaataatgcatgcatttatttctttgaatatgctctatttatttatcaatttacattTCGAGCGTGTGattttaatctcagagattgatttcgctttatctcatataagtgctttcgataatgatttgtttccgaagttgattatgatttataatcttatttgacgaattatttatttccgaggtgattttcgGAATTATACCCTTAATTATAATCTatttcgatttgagacttttaaaggattttcgaaatgggatttcgatggagttatattccttatttatttatcgacttcagttttggcattgggaatgccttgatgatgattttcaaattggttttgtttcggtttacggAAAACatgcttattattattttcttcctatttatttgaatttgagattatcttggagTGTGGAACACAtcattggaaattcttttacgagagatggggaagccttatgtatttatggttttacttggttttcggatttctgttgccatactttgggtgactattatcattgctagcattgatcttctgcctttgtggcgaggtgatgggatcaccgaagccctctgCCTTTGtagcgctggttactgtctctgtgacagtaattctcaagcccagtatcctatcgctacacatagtggcgtaagggtatattacgggagtaatgagagtactttagcctgggaggctatcacccgagcctaggaggctcactcgtatggctatcatcttcccctactcattatattcttgactagcggggctagtccgattttcactatAGCCAACGGGGctagtcttatcttcttgaTAAATGAGATTTCAGTTTTACGATATATCTTTTTGAAtattgtgactagcgaggctag is a window from the Rosa chinensis cultivar Old Blush chromosome 2, RchiOBHm-V2, whole genome shotgun sequence genome containing:
- the LOC112183821 gene encoding uncharacterized acetyltransferase At3g50280; this encodes MGHIHFISTTTVQPSSQIDQSIGRIELTPCDLQLIVVDYIQRGILFHKPQSDYTKDPNKSLIEHLKASFSRSLDIFYPLAGRLAITENDQDNTTSFSVDCNGVGAEFVHAAADGVTVADVLDPILVPDDIVYSFFLLNDVLNYQGTSTPLLAVQITELADGIFIGLSMNHSVVDGTSFWNFFNSWSEISRCGKTSQPVPIFGRQFLDGIIDLPVRIPHFWDQIPAGKSSSSLPPVLLQQRVFHFSKGKIAEIKAKENSEMGTNKISSLQALLGHLWLCIARTECLCSSSDQETKYKVLIGMRQRLKPPLLDQYLGNTVLFGVVKSTIGNLVEQGLGWAAWEMNRMVASQTEQEVKKFLGDWMESPQLIRVHGVTNRILLTGSSPRFNVYGNDFGWGKPVAVRSSAGNKYDGKLTVFPGAEEGSIEFEACLTCETLQALADDAEFMKSVTK